One Hordeum vulgare subsp. vulgare chromosome 4H, MorexV3_pseudomolecules_assembly, whole genome shotgun sequence DNA window includes the following coding sequences:
- the LOC123447068 gene encoding patatin-like protein 2, whose amino-acid sequence MSPVHVPELSSGGSGSGSGSLTLNPVQRALTRLSSSSALTPRSPPPSYGSIVTVLSIDGGGVRGIIPGTILAFLEEKLQELDGPDVRIADYFDVIAGTSTGGLVTAMLTAPDAKGRPLFAAKDINNFYLEHCPKIFPAVYGGPLGLLRSVRGPKYDGQYLHSVVKQLLGETRIGEALQNIVIPTFDIKLLQPTIFSRYDARNDVSKNALLSDVCISTSAAPTYLPGHHFETKHKDGKPRAFNLIDGGVAANNPTMLAMTDVSKQILLGNQDFFPIKPADYGKFMVLSLGTGSAKVEEKFDAAACSKWGILGWLYNKGATPLIDSFSQASADLVDIQASVLFQALRCEKRYLRIQDDELKGDTSSVDVSTPENLNRLVDVGKALLKRSVCRVDVETGKTVPDDNRGTNEEELISFARMLSQERKARLQKKGVGVTQ is encoded by the exons ATGTCGCCCGTGCACGTCCCGGAGCTCAGTAGCGGCgggtcggggtcggggtcggggtcgCTGACCCTCAACCCCGTGCAGCGCGCGCTCACCCGGCTGTCCTCGTCGTCGGCCCTGACGCCGAGGTCGCCACCGCCGTCCTACGGGAGCATCGTCACCGTGCTCAGCATCGACGGCGGCGGCGTCCGCGGCATCATCCCGGGAACCATCCTCGCCTTCCTCGAAGAGAAGCTCCAG GAGCTCGATGGACCGGACGTGAGGATCGCCGACTACTTCGACGTGATCGCCGGGACCAGCACTGGGGGCCTGGTGACGGCCATGCTCACCGCGCCCGACGCCAAAGGACGCCCGCTCTTCGCCGCCAAGGACATCAACAACTTCTACCTGGAGCACTGCCCAAAGATCTTCCCTGCCGTCTACGGCGGGCCTCTCGGCTTGCTCAGGAGCGTGAGGGGGCCTAAGTACGACGGCCAGTACCTCCACTCCGTCGTCAAACAGCTGCTCGGCGAGACGCGGATTGGCGAGGCGCTGCAGAACATAGTCATCCCCACCTTCGACATCAAGCTGCTACAGCCAACCATCTTCTCCCGATACGAC GCCCGCAACGACGTCTCCAAGAACGCTCTTCTGTCTGACGTCTGCATCAGCACGTCGGCGGCACCTACTTACCTCCCCGGGCACCACTTTGAGACCAAGCACAAGGATGGCAAGCCCCGGGCCTTCAATCTCATTGACGGAGGGGTTGCCGCAAACAATCCG ACAATGTTGGCAATGACGGACGTAAGCAAGCAGATCCTGCTGGGCAATCAGGACTTCTTCCCGATCAAGCCTGCGGACTACGGCAAATTCATGGTGCTGTCCCTGGGAACCGGCTCCGCCAAGGTGGAGGAGAAGTTCGACGCCGCCGCCTGCAGCAAGTGGGGGATCCTCGGGTGGCTCTACAACAAGGGCGCCACGCCGCTCATCGACAGCTTCAGCCAGGCCAGCGCCGACCTCGTCGACATCCAGGCGTCCGTGCTCTTCCAGGCCCTGCGCTGCGAGAAGCGCTACCTCCGCATCCAGGACGACGAGCTCAAGGGCGACACCTCCTCCGTCGACGTGTCCACGCCGGAGAACCTCAACAGGCTCGTCGACGTCGGAAAGGCGCTGCTCAAGAGGAGCGTGTGCAGGGTGGACGTCGAGACGGGCAAGACCGTGCCCGACGACAACAGAGGCACCAACGAGGAGGAGCTCATCAGCTTCGCACGGATGCTGTCACAGGAACGCAAGGCCAGGCTGCAGAAGAAGGGAGTCGGCGTCACACAGTAA